ATGATCACACATGGCAACGCCGACGCCATGACGGCTTCGATCGTCGAGGTGATGGCGCTCACCACCAGTGACCACTGCCTTCTCATCCTCCCGCTGTTCCACGCAAATGCGCTCATGGTGAGCCTCCTCGCGTCCCTGCGCGTGGGCGCCCAACTGACCGTGGTGGGCAAGTTTTCTCCAGACACCTTCTTCCACGCCGTCGAGAAGCACCGCCCCTCCTACTTCTCGGGCGTCCCCACCATCTTCGCGCTCCTGGTGACCAAGGCCGCCGAACGCGACACCGACCTGTCCTCGCTGCGCTTCGCCATCTGCGGCGCCGCCCCCGCCACCCGCGAACTGCTCCAGGCCTCCGAGGAGATGCTCGGAGCCCCGCTGCTGGAGGGCTACGGCCTCACCGAAGCCACCTGCGCGTCCGCCATCAACCCCCTCGTCGGCCTCCGCAAGATCGGCACGGTCGGCCCATCCCTTCCCGGTCAAAGCATCCGGGTGGTCGACGACGAGCTGCGCGACGTGCCCACCGGCGAGACCGGCGAGGTGCTGATCACCGGACCCGTCGTGATGGCCGGCTACCTCGGGAACCCCGAGGCTACCGAGAAGACCATCGTCGACGGCTGGGTCCGCACCGGCGACGTGGGCGTGCTCGACTCCGACGGCTACCTGACCCTGGTGGACCGCATCAAGGACATGATCATCCGCGGGGGAGAGAACCTCTACCCCAAGGAGATCGAGAACGCGATCGGCAGTCTGCCCGGTGTGCTCGAAGTGGCCGTGATCGGCAGACCTGACGACGTGATGGGAGAAGTGCCTGTCGCGTTTGTGGTCCCGTACCCGGACGCCTCACTGACTCCCGAGACCGTGATCGAGCACTGTCGCAACCTGCTCACACGGGTCAAGGTGCCCGTCGCCGTGGACATCGTGACCGAACTCCCCAAGAACCCCGTGGGGAAGATCGACAAGCCCGGACTGCGCAAGGCGCTCGTCGGCTGACCTCGCGCGAGGGCGAGGCCACTCCGTCGTCGTACGACCTCCCCGTGTCCCTTCCGTCCCTTCTTTTCTCATATCGACAGTCGACGATCGTCGATTTTCGTTTCTTCGTGCCCAAACGCACCACTCAACTCGCCCCAGGAGGAGTCATGGGTTTTCGCCAAGCCGACGTTCCCGACGTGGACCCGGC
The sequence above is drawn from the Rhodococcus jostii RHA1 genome and encodes:
- a CDS encoding class I adenylate-forming enzyme family protein, with the translated sequence MAPAYLPWLLAEPFGSAPAIRDDLREFSFEQLDARVAAVAAQFAGRDVGRGDVVAVMLPNRSELVVAIFAAWRLGAAVTPVNPNFTEQEATHQIADAGATLVVNAGPGAPTGGKPTIAVDDLAEHSTGEVPAPVVLADSDMALVIYTSGSTGRPKGVMITHGNADAMTASIVEVMALTTSDHCLLILPLFHANALMVSLLASLRVGAQLTVVGKFSPDTFFHAVEKHRPSYFSGVPTIFALLVTKAAERDTDLSSLRFAICGAAPATRELLQASEEMLGAPLLEGYGLTEATCASAINPLVGLRKIGTVGPSLPGQSIRVVDDELRDVPTGETGEVLITGPVVMAGYLGNPEATEKTIVDGWVRTGDVGVLDSDGYLTLVDRIKDMIIRGGENLYPKEIENAIGSLPGVLEVAVIGRPDDVMGEVPVAFVVPYPDASLTPETVIEHCRNLLTRVKVPVAVDIVTELPKNPVGKIDKPGLRKALVG